CAACATATCAACTTCCTCAGTTGCTCTTTTAAAGTTTTCAATTGAAAATGCGAAAACTGTTATATCTGATATGCCCAGTTCTTGGCACAACAACAACGTCTAGAAAAAGTGGTTAAATTCTTTTTTTCATTACCAATTGGCGCTTCGAATGCGTACTTCACGAAGAGTCTCTCCACCCATAGTGTGTCCGGCCCATGTGTCTTGATTGTGCCTGCGTGCATATCTCCGGTTCCCATCCATAATAAAGGCTACGTGCCGAGGAATTGGACCACATTTTAACACGAGTGTATTCCATTTTTTGTACCAACCAAATGTCATTTGTAGCACGTGCTTCGGTATTCGTCGAAATAGCGAAGAAAGGGCATACAGTATCCGGCGTACTACAACCTCTAAAGAGAAGACACCTGTACCGCAAAGACCCATATGTACAAACACTTTAAACTTGCCCGCAAATAACACTCTTatcaaaaaaaaaacattctctccAATAAGAGATGTTCTCTGCAAACAAAAAAAGCCAATctaaggttctgttttatttatagagAGACTCTATATAATCCCTAAACACACCAGACTCCGTCTTTGGAAACTGCAAACAATAAGTTGTTGCCTTGCATAGCTGTTCAATTTCATCGACCAAATGGTTTAAATCAGACGAAACAATATAGCCAAGATCTCTCATCATACCGGTAATTTCTGACTGGTGCCTATTCATCAAGCATTCATTTTCTACCACAATAAGAGGCTTACCAAATTCCAGTGCATCCAAAATGGTCCCTGCGCCAGAATGGCCAATGACCAAACTCGCAGACCGAACCTTATACTCCCAGTCAAAAATGAACTTATGGATCTCGACCTGAAacttgctagacgaaaaggaatgTAGCGCCGTAACTTGATAGGTTCCTGTACCTACTTGTATCTTAATGCCATTGTACCCAATTGCATGAAGTTTTCTTGCAAACTCCTCGGTATCAATGGACCGAATAAGATTATCGAAGTTCGTAGATCCCACCACGACCAATACGTATGAGGATGTGTCTATTCCAAATAACTCCCTTGGTCATtataaattgaaaaacaaaaaatacagagcACAAAAACGTACCAAGTGTCCTCGGCTTTTCAACCCTTCTCGGGAACTTCTCTCGAAACGCGCTTATAGGAACTCTCCCTGAATACACAACCTTGCTCGATGTAGATAATAAAGATGGCCACTGGACAAAATATTTATCGACAAAGGGTAACATCAGTCGACCCGTTAAACTCCTGTTTTTAACGCACGCATAGCTCTCAAGTAACACC
The sequence above is a segment of the Schistocerca gregaria isolate iqSchGreg1 unplaced genomic scaffold, iqSchGreg1.2 ptg000599l, whole genome shotgun sequence genome. Coding sequences within it:
- the LOC126316781 gene encoding UDP-N-acetylglucosamine--N-acetylmuramyl-(pentapeptide) pyrophosphoryl-undecaprenol N-acetylglucosamine transferase 1-like isoform X2, which translates into the protein MMLLSWLLIFILCFLGLWITGCFDKHKADERRKTIIVLGSGGHTAEMLKFLKTLKVELLGERVYVIAGSDIGSLSKIMEFENGVEHLNIEYIPRSREVGQSYFTSVFTTLYSMLYCTLVIEKVAPDLVIANGPGTCLPILFCAWIHKTLGLSRCKLVLLESYACVKNRSLTGRLMLPFVDKYFVQWPSLLSTSSKVVYSGRVPISAFREKFPRRVEKPRTLDTSSYVLVVVGSTNFDNLIRSIDTEEFARKLHAIGYNGIKIQVGTGTYQVTALHSFSSSKFQVEIHKFIFDWEYKVRSASLVIGHSGAGTILDALEFGKPLIVVENECLMNRHQSEITGMMRDLGYIVSSDLNHLVDEIEQLCKATTYCLQFPKTESGVFRDYIESLYK